In Archangium violaceum, the following are encoded in one genomic region:
- a CDS encoding TlpA disulfide reductase family protein, translating into MLVGLRESWNRVRTRWWVRWAVDLAVVVLILAAVAAWQTRRLPKAGTAAPELALRTLSGEQVRLSELRGKPVVLTFWAPWCGVCKVESSNVSALRRTAGDSAHVVSVAVAYEDEEDVRRFMREQGVDYPVYLGGPESMRAFQVDQFPTTFFLSSEGRVERAVVGYTTRIGLLWRLWL; encoded by the coding sequence ATGCTGGTGGGCCTGAGGGAATCCTGGAATCGAGTGCGCACCCGCTGGTGGGTGCGCTGGGCCGTGGACCTGGCGGTGGTGGTGCTCATCCTGGCGGCGGTGGCGGCCTGGCAGACACGGCGTCTGCCGAAGGCGGGAACCGCCGCGCCGGAGCTCGCCTTGAGGACCCTCTCCGGCGAGCAGGTGCGGCTGTCCGAGCTGCGAGGCAAGCCGGTGGTGCTCACCTTCTGGGCGCCCTGGTGTGGCGTGTGCAAGGTCGAGTCCTCGAACGTCTCGGCGCTCCGGCGCACCGCGGGAGATTCGGCGCACGTCGTCTCCGTGGCGGTGGCCTACGAGGACGAGGAGGACGTACGCCGGTTCATGCGGGAGCAGGGCGTGGACTACCCGGTGTACCTGGGGGGCCCGGAGAGCATGCGGGCCTTCCAGGTCGACCAGTTCCCCACCACCTTCTTCCTCTCCTCGGAGGGCCGTGTCGAGCGGGCGGTCGTCGGCTACACCACCCGCATCGGTCTGCTCTGGCGGCTGTGGTTGTGA
- a CDS encoding di-heme-cytochrome C peroxidase: MGGKKVGGVLVWLVLAGVLGSCASAPRASPSPEPGTGGGGEGGLSRRERQEFYHLPQGNEHLWLAVLRALPSRATLEGRVSGFQSFLDDPERFGLLADPEHPEGLPVGVALVPSSERQPAARVGVNCAACHVGEFHYRGRRVRVDGAPSLLSMDDFNREAVEVLSRTLADRSRLLDFLQRLAMHLPEQTRGGPRRFDGPVDAARLQVAYPDTDLTPDGESSAQEKLVAQVEWYCGSQTPTPCGPPTLGPEPERVREFDEQLTQYVHELSRKQVRTVPDAIRLLRGHLLYFMRLGKLKFGTYAGPGRVDAFGVARGVLFGPRAAGVLVSPVSYPCLWEFQTQPWLHWDGNTNAMMERNIGQALGMGATVDPKTFASSILPRNLAELERLSRKIESPRWPQDVFGKLDPARIERGSQLFARECQSCHGPTGSVVPLSEVRTDGNRARSFGAEVEGLPFPAALQDVLSRVKQRAYAREGMRAEEIQPLDPGLIYWRAPEGYVARPLDGVWATPPYLHNGSVPTLWHLLQPASARPARFPMGQQEYDPERVGYVTEVSGAPRFTFDVSMPGNGNAGHEYGTALSDEEKRDLLEYLKSL, from the coding sequence ATGGGCGGCAAGAAGGTTGGGGGGGTGCTCGTCTGGCTGGTCCTCGCGGGAGTGCTGGGGAGCTGTGCCTCGGCTCCACGCGCTTCTCCGTCACCCGAGCCCGGTACGGGCGGCGGCGGTGAGGGCGGGCTGTCGCGGCGCGAGCGCCAGGAGTTCTACCACCTGCCCCAGGGCAACGAGCACCTCTGGCTCGCCGTCCTCCGCGCGCTCCCGAGCCGTGCCACCCTGGAGGGGCGGGTGAGCGGGTTCCAGTCCTTCCTGGATGACCCCGAGCGCTTCGGCCTGCTGGCGGACCCCGAGCACCCCGAGGGATTGCCGGTGGGTGTGGCGCTCGTCCCCTCCAGCGAGCGTCAACCCGCGGCGCGCGTGGGCGTCAACTGCGCGGCCTGCCATGTGGGCGAGTTCCACTACCGGGGTCGCCGGGTGCGGGTGGATGGTGCGCCGAGCCTCCTCAGCATGGATGACTTCAACCGGGAAGCGGTCGAGGTCCTGTCCAGGACGCTCGCGGATCGCTCGCGGTTGCTGGACTTCCTCCAGCGGCTGGCGATGCACCTGCCCGAGCAGACGCGAGGCGGACCGAGGCGCTTCGACGGACCGGTGGACGCCGCGCGGTTGCAGGTGGCCTATCCCGACACGGACCTGACGCCGGATGGGGAGTCGAGCGCTCAGGAGAAGCTCGTGGCCCAGGTGGAGTGGTACTGCGGCTCCCAGACTCCGACGCCGTGTGGGCCTCCGACGCTCGGGCCGGAGCCGGAGCGGGTGCGGGAGTTCGATGAGCAGCTCACGCAGTACGTCCACGAGCTGAGCCGGAAGCAGGTGCGCACCGTGCCCGATGCCATCCGTCTGCTGCGGGGGCACCTGCTGTACTTCATGCGCCTGGGCAAGCTGAAGTTCGGCACCTACGCGGGCCCTGGCCGGGTCGACGCCTTCGGGGTGGCGCGTGGCGTGCTCTTCGGGCCCAGGGCGGCGGGAGTGCTCGTGTCCCCGGTGAGCTACCCCTGCCTCTGGGAGTTCCAGACCCAGCCGTGGCTGCACTGGGATGGGAACACCAACGCGATGATGGAGCGCAACATCGGCCAGGCGCTCGGCATGGGCGCGACGGTCGACCCGAAGACCTTCGCGTCCTCCATCCTTCCTCGCAACCTGGCGGAGCTCGAGCGGCTCTCGCGCAAGATTGAGTCGCCCCGGTGGCCCCAGGACGTCTTCGGGAAGTTGGACCCGGCGCGCATCGAGCGCGGGAGCCAGCTCTTCGCTCGCGAGTGCCAGAGCTGCCATGGTCCCACGGGCAGCGTGGTGCCCCTGTCCGAGGTGCGCACCGATGGGAACCGGGCCCGGAGCTTCGGGGCGGAGGTGGAGGGGCTGCCGTTCCCCGCCGCGCTGCAGGACGTGCTCTCGCGGGTGAAGCAGCGGGCGTATGCGCGCGAGGGCATGAGGGCCGAGGAGATTCAACCGTTGGACCCTGGCCTCATCTACTGGCGCGCTCCCGAGGGCTATGTGGCCCGGCCATTGGATGGCGTCTGGGCGACTCCGCCGTACCTGCACAACGGCTCCGTGCCCACGCTGTGGCACCTGCTGCAGCCGGCCTCGGCACGTCCGGCGCGCTTCCCCATGGGCCAGCAGGAGTACGACCCGGAGCGGGTCGGTTACGTCACCGAGGTCTCCGGCGCGCCGCGCTTCACCTTCGACGTGTCGATGCCCGGCAACGGCAACGCGGGGCACGAGTATGGGACCGCGCTGTCCGACGAGGAGAAGCGCGACCTGCTCGAGTACCTGAAGTCACTCTGA
- the sitA6 gene encoding SitA6 family polymorphic toxin lipoprotein, which yields MGFPRSWMCLALLGVLLSGCVTSAPDVREEVEAPEVVSSSWEEARADPTCVVPLCDEERCAIWRCQDVVEVAPHAVVLAQAVAPPSAPAPMFRAPLVEGPSASRWWGHPLSERSHAAPIFEIPWHNWRTRESSARRLFLHQCFIAREPFEKHHIFPQQRVLALWFKSKGIDIHAFTIRLPKSFHTWLHSGGPEGGQWNEAWRQFKERNEGALPEKIWGFAGELMMRFGVDGPLVPYYCG from the coding sequence ATGGGCTTCCCGCGCTCCTGGATGTGTCTCGCGCTTCTCGGCGTACTGCTGAGCGGCTGTGTCACCTCGGCACCCGACGTGCGCGAGGAGGTCGAGGCGCCCGAGGTGGTGTCCTCCTCATGGGAGGAGGCCCGCGCGGACCCGACCTGCGTGGTGCCGCTGTGCGACGAGGAGCGCTGTGCCATCTGGCGCTGCCAGGACGTGGTGGAGGTGGCGCCCCACGCCGTGGTCCTGGCGCAGGCCGTGGCTCCGCCTTCGGCACCCGCTCCGATGTTCCGCGCGCCCCTGGTGGAGGGTCCGAGTGCGAGCCGCTGGTGGGGTCACCCGCTCTCCGAGCGCAGCCACGCGGCCCCCATCTTCGAGATCCCCTGGCACAACTGGAGGACTCGCGAGTCGAGCGCGCGCAGGCTCTTCCTGCACCAGTGCTTCATCGCGCGTGAGCCCTTCGAGAAGCACCACATCTTCCCTCAGCAGCGAGTGCTGGCTCTGTGGTTCAAGAGCAAAGGTATCGACATCCACGCCTTCACCATTCGCCTCCCCAAGAGCTTCCATACCTGGCTGCACAGTGGAGGGCCCGAAGGTGGTCAGTGGAATGAGGCCTGGCGTCAGTTCAAGGAGCGGAATGAAGGAGCACTCCCAGAGAAGATCTGGGGCTTCGCGGGCGAACTCATGATGCGATTCGGGGTAGATGGCCCACTCGTGCCGTACTACTGCGGTTAA
- a CDS encoding DNA-3-methyladenine glycosylase family protein, protein MPAATARALPTTDAVPSTESLLPEGFTPAARRALAKADPVLGELMKRVGPFTMKVNSIQSPFLALAESIVYQQLTGKAAATIFGRVCERVGTGKRFTPEAVLAHPVEGLREAGLSGAKTAALKDLAAKALEGEVPTLARAKRMSDAELVEHLIKVRGIGQWTVEMLLIFRLGRPDVLPVDDYGIRKGFMLTYGLSELPRPKELLAHGERWRPWRTVASWYLWRSLDLLKSAPSGRSAR, encoded by the coding sequence ATGCCCGCCGCGACCGCTCGTGCCCTTCCCACCACCGACGCCGTTCCCTCCACCGAGAGCCTCCTGCCGGAGGGCTTCACACCCGCTGCGCGCAGGGCGCTGGCGAAGGCCGATCCGGTGCTCGGTGAGCTGATGAAGCGGGTGGGGCCCTTCACCATGAAGGTGAATTCGATTCAGAGCCCCTTCCTGGCGCTGGCGGAGTCCATCGTCTACCAGCAGCTCACGGGCAAGGCCGCGGCCACCATTTTCGGGCGGGTCTGCGAGCGCGTGGGGACGGGGAAGCGTTTCACGCCAGAGGCGGTGCTCGCCCATCCGGTGGAGGGTCTGCGCGAGGCGGGACTCTCCGGCGCCAAGACGGCGGCGCTGAAAGACCTGGCGGCGAAGGCGCTGGAGGGCGAGGTGCCCACGCTGGCCCGGGCGAAGCGCATGAGCGACGCCGAGCTGGTGGAGCACCTCATCAAGGTGCGTGGAATCGGGCAGTGGACGGTGGAGATGCTGCTCATCTTCCGGCTCGGCCGTCCGGACGTGCTGCCGGTGGACGACTACGGCATCCGCAAGGGCTTCATGCTCACGTATGGACTCTCCGAGCTCCCGCGCCCCAAGGAACTGCTGGCTCACGGTGAGCGCTGGCGCCCCTGGCGCACCGTGGCGAGCTGGTACCTGTGGCGCTCGCTGGACCTCCTCAAGTCCGCTCCCTCTGGCAGATCGGCGAGGTGA
- the sitI6 gene encoding SitI6 family double-CXXCG motif immunity protein, translated as MRYFIVEEDRSSGYTGRVDAVHKWGLPGLSNCPACNATWGGGSKDYPSVDLTPVASLADFEEARPEPIEEYERMCELVRPFLPPGAVLEPGSEFGPLVGNARGRFGPLVSPVPWWLLVQREALEKLQAEGLRGLKGCRTELRFRQRNSPELLELELLPLGRAHPDCLPRNRKPPCSRCRRNGLTRPDDSLLLLDSSTIPEHLDLFRLEDFSTAIVCTERFVNACRRLGLDGVTFFPVSSK; from the coding sequence ATGCGTTATTTCATCGTCGAGGAAGACAGGTCGTCGGGCTACACGGGCCGCGTTGACGCCGTGCACAAATGGGGGCTTCCGGGCCTCTCCAATTGCCCTGCCTGCAATGCCACTTGGGGTGGCGGTTCCAAAGATTATCCCTCGGTGGATTTGACCCCAGTGGCGTCCTTGGCCGACTTCGAGGAGGCTCGGCCCGAGCCCATCGAGGAGTACGAAAGGATGTGTGAGCTGGTTCGTCCCTTTCTACCTCCGGGGGCGGTGTTGGAACCGGGGTCGGAATTTGGCCCACTCGTGGGCAATGCCCGAGGCCGTTTCGGGCCCCTCGTGTCTCCCGTCCCCTGGTGGCTGTTGGTGCAGCGCGAGGCGCTGGAGAAGCTCCAAGCCGAGGGCCTACGAGGTCTCAAGGGGTGCCGGACCGAACTCCGTTTTCGCCAGCGCAACTCGCCCGAGCTGCTCGAACTAGAACTGCTCCCTCTGGGCCGAGCGCATCCGGATTGTCTGCCTCGGAATCGCAAACCTCCGTGCTCTCGCTGTAGACGCAACGGGCTCACCCGGCCTGATGACTCGTTGCTCCTGCTGGATTCCAGCACGATTCCCGAACACCTGGACCTGTTCCGCTTGGAGGACTTCTCCACCGCGATCGTCTGTACCGAGCGCTTCGTCAATGCCTGCCGGCGCCTGGGGCTGGATGGCGTGACCTTCTTTCCCGTGTCGTCGAAGTAG
- the sitI6 gene encoding SitI6 family double-CXXCG motif immunity protein: protein MHHFRIKQDRSLGYTGSVDAVHKWGLPGIFKCPACKATWSGGSKVYPSVDLSPVLSLADFEEARAEPIEEYERLCALVRPLLPPGAVLQPGAGLGPLVGNARGRFGSFASPDPWWLLVQREALEKLEAEGLRGLKGCRTELRFRQRNSPEFLELEILPQGRTHPDCLPSHHDPPCSRCLRFGLSLPDDLLLDASTLPNDRDLFRLEDFSGVIVCTERFVDACQRLGLDGVAFLPLPSK, encoded by the coding sequence ATGCACCATTTCAGGATCAAGCAGGACAGGTCATTGGGCTACACGGGTAGCGTTGACGCCGTGCACAAGTGGGGGCTCCCGGGCATCTTCAAGTGCCCTGCCTGCAAGGCCACCTGGAGTGGCGGCTCCAAGGTGTATCCGTCGGTGGATTTGAGCCCGGTGCTCTCCCTGGCCGACTTCGAGGAAGCTCGGGCAGAGCCCATCGAAGAATACGAGAGGTTGTGTGCGCTGGTTCGCCCCCTGCTGCCTCCGGGAGCCGTATTGCAACCGGGAGCGGGTCTGGGCCCGCTGGTGGGCAATGCCCGGGGCCGCTTCGGGTCATTCGCGTCTCCCGACCCCTGGTGGCTGCTGGTGCAGCGCGAGGCGCTGGAGAAGCTCGAGGCCGAGGGCCTGCGAGGGCTCAAGGGGTGCCGTACCGAGCTCCGCTTTCGCCAGCGCAATTCGCCCGAGTTTCTCGAGCTGGAAATCCTTCCCCAGGGTCGTACTCACCCGGACTGTCTTCCCTCCCATCACGACCCCCCTTGCTCTCGTTGTCTCCGCTTTGGTCTTTCGCTGCCTGATGACCTCTTGCTGGACGCCAGCACGCTTCCCAACGACCGGGATCTGTTCCGGTTGGAGGACTTCTCCGGCGTCATCGTCTGCACCGAGCGCTTCGTCGACGCCTGCCAGCGCCTGGGATTGGACGGCGTGGCCTTCCTCCCCCTGCCGTCGAAGTAG
- a CDS encoding DEAD/DEAH box helicase, translating to MKREKEEGAFAGARRKPWAGPRGLEAVLQGWRDDKQLWPNFVLDEVTPARAGSYAPIPEDVAPQVREALERRGIDRLFSHQAEAFQLARAGRSLVIATPTASGKSLCYNLPLLDRFAREPQARALYLFPTKALSRDQEESLRVFMREAGLEHGAITFDGDTPGDARRAARERSGVVLTNPDMLHTGILPHHANWARLFSNLRYVVIDELHTYRGVFGSHLANVLRRLQRVAAFHGSSPVFVLASATIGNPKAHAERMLGREVSLVSESGAPAGERRVMVYNPPVVNAELGIRASYLKSAVRLVSDLVRAEVSTLLFGQSRNNIEVMLKYLRDQFIADKMDPNLIQGYRGGYLPGTRRATEAAMRAGEVRCVVATNALELGIDIGSLDAVVCAGYPGSVAALMQRFGRAGRRGAGSLALLVSSSAPLDQYLAGDPKYLTGAPVEHARIDPDNVEILVQHLKCAAFELPFEEGDTFGDVPAESTTDALGFLAQHEVVHPTPGPEGRKMFHWSADAYPANHVSLRSVGWDNVVIIELGTDRTLAEMDFRSAHTMLHEQAIYQHEAEQYQVERFDYENHKAYVRKVAPDYFTDAMTYVRVNVIQEDQGAAMGPDLHAGMGEVSVIEKVVGYKKIKFHTHENVGYGDVRLPEMQMHTTSLWLTVPETVVRSLGAPRPAVIDALRGIASALRTVACVGLMIDPRDLGKTLGSKDDADGPPRKDGGVGFDPTIFLYDNVPGGVGLAARLFDQREELLRRARRLLESCACEDGCPACIGPAAGAMPGSAPVDSHPRKRLGLEILSALGVVALQ from the coding sequence ATGAAGCGTGAGAAGGAAGAGGGGGCTTTCGCCGGTGCCCGGCGCAAGCCCTGGGCGGGTCCGCGTGGTCTCGAGGCCGTCCTCCAGGGCTGGCGCGACGACAAGCAACTCTGGCCCAACTTCGTCCTCGACGAGGTGACGCCGGCCCGGGCCGGTTCATACGCGCCCATCCCCGAGGACGTGGCGCCCCAGGTGCGCGAGGCCCTCGAGCGCCGTGGCATCGATCGGCTCTTCTCCCACCAGGCCGAGGCCTTCCAACTGGCTCGCGCCGGACGGAGCCTCGTCATCGCCACGCCCACCGCCTCGGGAAAGAGCCTCTGTTACAACCTGCCGCTGCTGGACCGCTTCGCGCGGGAGCCGCAGGCGCGCGCCCTCTACCTCTTCCCCACCAAGGCGCTCTCGAGGGATCAGGAGGAGTCGCTGCGCGTCTTCATGCGCGAGGCGGGCCTGGAGCACGGCGCCATCACCTTCGACGGGGACACCCCGGGGGATGCCCGGCGCGCGGCTCGTGAGCGCAGCGGCGTGGTGCTCACCAACCCGGACATGCTGCACACCGGCATCCTCCCGCACCACGCCAACTGGGCGCGGCTCTTCTCCAACCTGCGCTACGTCGTCATCGACGAGCTGCACACCTACCGCGGCGTCTTCGGCTCGCATCTGGCCAACGTGCTGCGCCGGCTGCAGCGCGTGGCCGCCTTCCATGGCTCGTCGCCGGTGTTCGTGCTGGCCTCGGCCACCATCGGCAACCCGAAGGCCCACGCCGAGCGGATGCTGGGCCGCGAGGTGTCACTCGTCTCCGAGAGCGGCGCGCCCGCTGGCGAGCGCCGGGTCATGGTCTACAACCCGCCGGTGGTGAACGCGGAGCTGGGCATCCGCGCCAGCTACCTCAAGAGCGCGGTGCGGCTGGTGTCGGACCTGGTGCGCGCCGAGGTGTCCACGCTGCTCTTCGGCCAGTCGCGCAACAACATCGAGGTGATGCTCAAGTACCTCCGCGACCAGTTCATCGCGGACAAGATGGACCCCAACCTCATCCAGGGCTACCGGGGTGGCTACCTCCCGGGCACGCGCCGGGCCACCGAGGCCGCCATGCGCGCGGGCGAGGTGCGCTGCGTGGTGGCCACCAACGCGCTGGAGCTGGGCATCGACATCGGCTCGCTCGACGCGGTGGTGTGCGCCGGTTACCCGGGCTCGGTGGCGGCGCTGATGCAGCGCTTCGGCCGCGCGGGACGCCGGGGCGCGGGCAGCCTCGCGCTCCTCGTGTCCTCCAGCGCGCCGTTGGACCAGTACCTCGCGGGTGACCCGAAGTACCTCACCGGTGCCCCGGTGGAGCACGCGCGCATCGATCCGGACAACGTGGAGATCCTCGTCCAGCACCTCAAGTGCGCAGCCTTCGAGCTGCCCTTCGAGGAGGGAGACACCTTCGGGGACGTGCCGGCCGAGTCCACCACGGACGCGCTCGGGTTCCTCGCGCAGCACGAGGTGGTGCATCCCACGCCGGGCCCCGAGGGCCGCAAGATGTTCCACTGGTCCGCGGATGCGTACCCGGCCAACCACGTTTCGCTGCGCAGTGTGGGCTGGGACAACGTGGTCATCATCGAGCTGGGCACGGACCGGACGCTCGCGGAGATGGACTTCCGCTCGGCGCACACCATGCTGCACGAGCAGGCCATCTACCAGCACGAGGCCGAGCAGTACCAGGTCGAGCGCTTCGACTACGAGAACCACAAGGCCTACGTGCGCAAGGTGGCGCCGGACTACTTCACCGACGCGATGACGTACGTGCGGGTCAACGTCATCCAGGAGGACCAGGGCGCCGCCATGGGCCCGGACCTCCACGCGGGCATGGGCGAGGTGAGCGTCATCGAGAAGGTGGTGGGCTACAAGAAGATCAAGTTCCACACGCACGAGAACGTGGGCTACGGCGACGTGCGCCTGCCCGAGATGCAGATGCACACCACCTCGCTCTGGCTCACCGTGCCGGAGACCGTGGTGCGCTCGCTGGGCGCGCCCCGGCCCGCCGTCATCGACGCGCTCCGGGGAATCGCCAGCGCGCTGCGCACCGTGGCCTGCGTGGGGTTGATGATCGACCCGAGGGATCTCGGCAAGACGCTCGGGAGCAAGGACGACGCGGACGGGCCGCCGCGCAAGGACGGCGGCGTGGGCTTCGACCCGACCATCTTCCTCTATGACAACGTGCCCGGCGGCGTGGGGCTGGCCGCGCGTCTGTTCGACCAGCGCGAGGAATTGCTGCGGCGCGCGCGCAGGCTGCTGGAGTCGTGCGCGTGCGAGGACGGGTGCCCCGCATGCATCGGGCCGGCCGCGGGCGCCATGCCCGGGAGCGCGCCGGTCGATTCTCATCCACGCAAGCGGCTGGGGCTCGAGATCCTCTCGGCGCTCGGGGTCGTGGCTCTGCAGTAG
- a CDS encoding ribonuclease H-like domain-containing protein has product MDLKRKLARLGGIGPGGKPAAKPSPAPEAPEPEASVSPAVEAPAASPEAPPTPEPPRKEPDPRIVALRRMLGDWAERQEAAVARRGPSAAPRPRPGPLPAQPRTTPHGVVHVAERLLPPDHQHGSAPLAEALDVEAPLVASLALQPGLAGVDFQRMLFLDTETTGLAGGTGTVPFLVGLAWFEGRSLRVHQLFLSRLGEETPMLRVLAERMAESSCLVTFNGKSFDWPLLRTRFVLNRVPPPAELPHLDLLHCARRVFKYRGSGTRLVHLEEQVLGYHRVDDVDGSLIPDLYFRFLRGSDGSDLTPVLEHNANDLLLLAALLGVLVRRFRASGAEGEDPRDLLGFAGVALRARDYERAHAFARAAAAGDPGAVGVEALALASRLSRRVGDDQTAAANLHKALASARGEKAAPLHLSLAKLYEHDLKDLPRALQHARLAASAEGADASRRRIERLERKLSRVTREYTLDFGAPPSRTGP; this is encoded by the coding sequence GTGGACCTGAAGCGAAAGCTGGCACGGCTCGGCGGTATCGGCCCCGGTGGCAAGCCGGCGGCGAAGCCGTCTCCCGCTCCGGAAGCCCCGGAGCCAGAGGCGTCCGTCTCCCCGGCGGTGGAAGCTCCGGCCGCTTCGCCGGAGGCTCCTCCCACTCCGGAGCCGCCCCGGAAGGAGCCGGACCCGCGAATCGTCGCGCTGCGCCGGATGCTCGGCGACTGGGCCGAGCGTCAGGAGGCGGCGGTCGCGCGCAGGGGTCCTTCCGCCGCGCCGCGTCCACGTCCGGGCCCGCTTCCCGCCCAGCCGCGCACGACGCCCCACGGCGTGGTCCATGTCGCCGAGCGCCTGCTGCCTCCGGACCACCAGCACGGCAGTGCACCGCTCGCGGAGGCCCTGGACGTGGAGGCGCCGCTGGTGGCCAGCCTCGCGCTGCAGCCGGGACTGGCGGGCGTGGACTTCCAGCGCATGCTCTTCCTGGACACGGAGACGACCGGGCTCGCGGGAGGGACGGGCACCGTGCCCTTCCTGGTGGGGCTCGCGTGGTTCGAGGGCCGCTCGCTGCGGGTGCATCAGCTCTTCCTTTCCCGGCTGGGTGAGGAGACGCCCATGCTGCGGGTGCTGGCCGAGCGCATGGCGGAGTCCTCCTGCCTGGTGACGTTCAATGGCAAGAGCTTCGACTGGCCGCTGCTGCGCACCCGCTTCGTGCTCAACCGCGTGCCCCCGCCCGCCGAGCTGCCGCACCTGGACCTGCTGCACTGCGCGCGCCGGGTCTTCAAGTACCGCGGCTCGGGGACGCGGCTGGTTCACCTGGAGGAGCAGGTGCTCGGCTACCACCGGGTGGACGACGTGGACGGCTCGCTGATTCCGGACCTCTACTTCCGCTTCCTGCGCGGCTCGGACGGCTCGGACCTCACACCGGTGCTGGAGCACAACGCGAACGACCTGCTGCTGCTGGCGGCGCTGCTGGGCGTGCTGGTGCGGCGCTTCCGGGCGAGTGGCGCGGAGGGCGAGGATCCGCGCGACCTGCTCGGCTTCGCGGGGGTGGCCCTGCGAGCGCGGGACTACGAGCGCGCCCATGCCTTCGCCCGGGCCGCCGCCGCGGGAGACCCGGGGGCGGTGGGCGTCGAGGCGCTCGCGCTGGCCTCCCGGCTGTCCCGGAGGGTGGGGGATGACCAGACGGCGGCGGCGAACCTGCACAAGGCGCTCGCCTCGGCCCGGGGGGAGAAGGCGGCGCCCCTGCACCTCTCCCTGGCCAAGCTGTACGAACATGACCTCAAGGATCTCCCGCGAGCCCTGCAACACGCGAGGCTCGCCGCGTCCGCCGAGGGCGCCGACGCCTCGCGGCGCCGCATCGAGCGTCTGGAGCGCAAGCTGTCCCGCGTGACGCGCGAGTACACGCTGGATTTCGGTGCTCCTCCGTCGCGCACGGGACCCTGA
- the sitA6 gene encoding SitA6 family polymorphic toxin lipoprotein, whose protein sequence is MGFPCSRMCLALLGVLLSACATSAPYVREEVEAPEVVSSSWEEARADPTCVVPLCDEERCAIWRCQDVVEVEPHAVVLAQAVVPPSAPAPMSRTPLVQGASASRWWGRPLAEHNDAAPIFEIPWHNWNTRESSARRLFLHQCLIPREPFEKHHIFPRQPVLARWFKIKGIDIHAFTIRLPKSFHTWLHSGGPEGGQWNEAWRQFRKNNSGALPDAIWRFAGELMIRFGVSGPFVPYYCD, encoded by the coding sequence ATGGGCTTCCCGTGCTCCAGGATGTGTCTCGCGCTTCTCGGCGTACTGCTGAGTGCTTGTGCCACCTCTGCGCCCTACGTGCGCGAGGAGGTCGAGGCGCCCGAGGTGGTGTCCTCCTCATGGGAGGAGGCCCGCGCGGACCCGACCTGCGTGGTGCCGCTGTGCGACGAGGAGCGCTGCGCCATCTGGCGCTGCCAGGACGTGGTGGAGGTGGAGCCCCACGCCGTGGTTCTGGCGCAGGCCGTGGTTCCGCCTTCGGCTCCCGCTCCAATGTCCCGCACTCCCCTGGTGCAGGGTGCGAGTGCGAGCCGCTGGTGGGGCCGCCCGCTCGCCGAGCACAACGACGCGGCCCCCATCTTCGAGATCCCCTGGCACAACTGGAACACCCGGGAGTCGAGCGCACGCAGGCTCTTCCTCCACCAGTGCCTCATCCCACGTGAGCCCTTCGAGAAGCACCATATCTTCCCGCGACAGCCAGTGCTGGCCAGATGGTTCAAGATCAAGGGCATCGACATTCACGCCTTCACCATCCGCCTCCCCAAGAGCTTCCACACCTGGCTGCACAGTGGTGGCCCCGAAGGTGGTCAGTGGAATGAGGCTTGGCGTCAGTTCCGGAAAAACAACAGTGGCGCCCTCCCGGATGCAATATGGCGCTTCGCGGGCGAGCTCATGATTCGATTCGGAGTGAGTGGCCCGTTCGTGCCGTACTATTGCGACTGA